The sequence below is a genomic window from Streptomyces sp. NBC_00582.
CGCGGCCCTACCCATCGCAAGGGCCGGACCTCCAGTTGGGGCCTTGACGGGGCTTCACGGTTGAGCGGTGCGGGGACACCTGCGGGCTCGGCGGGTGGTAACGCATCGTTGTCCGTAGGCATGGGTTCTGCGTCATGGGAGCTGAACGTGCTGCGGGCGACGAGCTTGATCACGAGGTGGATGCTCTCGCTCCTGGCAACGCTGTTCTCGTCGCCCGGGGCCGGTCGAACCAGGCCGTCGCCGGGCGCCTCCACCTCACCGGGGGAACGGTCAAGTCCCATCTCGCCAGGGTCTACGCCGAACTCGGTGTCGACTCACGCACCGCGGCCGTCGCCGCCGCCAACGCCCTAGCCTAAGACGGTGTCCTATGTGGTGATCGTTCGTTGGTCTGTCCATGGGGCGGGGTACGTGGAGTTGGATCACCCGCCGCAGGCACTCCGCCAACGGACACCTCAGCCCCGTCGACTACGAAACCAGCACCGGCAGGAGTCCGATAAGCTCACGCTGGCCGCATGACCACCCGAACGCGTGTCCCCTTCCACGGGGGAAGGCCCCCTCTTCAGCGTCGCTCAACAGGCCTCATCTCTCGCTGCTGGGTCGGACGTAACCCCGGCTTCAGCGTCTGCGCCAGGGCAGGCCGGCGGGATAGGCGTCTTCGTCCCCGGCCCGGGTGACGGCGTCGGTCACCGCCTCGCAGACGTCGGCGAACTGACGGATCTGTTCACGCGTGAGGTGATCGAAAACCGCCCGGCGGACAGCGGTGACATGGCCCGGTGCGGCGGTTGCGAGCAACCGGGCACCCTCGTCGGTGAGGGTGGCCAGCTGCCAGCGGGCGTCGGCGGGGTCTTCACGGCGGGTGACGCAGCCGGACTTCTCCAGCTTCGCGACCGTGTGGGAGAGGCGGCTGCGGGTGATCCGCAGAGCCTCGGCGAGCTCCGACATCCGCAGCGAACGCTCCGGCGCCTCGGACAGTCTGACCAGGACGGCGTAGTGCGCGTGCGGCAACCCCACCTCGGACTGGAGCTGCTGGTCGAGGAAGTCGTTGAGCAGGGCGGAGGCTTCCACGTACGCCCGCCAGGCTCGCTGCTCTTCTCGGTCCAGCCAGTCCGGGGTCTCCATGGGCTCAGCGTACTCGATGGTTTGAATTTTCACACAGCGCGCGTATGGTGGACATCGAATGGTTTGAAAATTAAAACCCTCTCCGATGTCCTCACCATGAACCGGAGAAGTACCCATGCACAAGCCCGCCGTGACGGCCGCCGCGATCGCCGCCCTCGTCACCTCGTCCGCCGTGGCTACCGCGCTCCCCGCCTCAGCCGCGACACCGCCAGTCTCCGCACCGCACGTCGTCGCCCATCTCGACCTGAAGGGAGGCCAGCAGCCGGAGAACATCACCCTGCTCCCGGACGGCTCGTCCGTGGTGACCTTCGCACTTTCCCGGCGGATCGCGCACATCACCACCGACGGCACGGTCCACGTCCTCGCCACCCTGCCCGCGCCCGCCGCGGGCTCGACCACCCCGGTCCTGACGTCCCCGTTCCTGGGCGGGATAGTGCGCGCCGCCGACGGCACCTTCTACTTCAACTACGCCACCGGCTCCGCCGACCTCACCGGCGTCTGGAAGCTGCGCCTCGGCCACACTCCGCACCGCATCGCCGCGCTCCCGGCCGACGGCCTGCCCAACGGCCTCGCCCTGGACAGCGGACACCTCTACGCAGCCGACTCGGTACGCGGCACCATCTGGCGCGTCCCCCTGCGTGGCGGCTCCGCCACCGCCTGGTCCGTCGGCACCGCACTCGCCCCGACCGGCGGCTTCCTCGGCGCCAACGGCATCAAGGTCCACCGGGGCGCGGTGTGGGTCTCCAACTCCGACCAGGGCACCGTGCTGCGCATCCCCGTCGGCCACCACGGCAAGGCGAGCAAGGCCCACGTCGTCGCCCGGGACCTGCCGGTGATCGACGACTTCGCCTTCACCGGCCGCGGCGACACCCTCCTCGCAGCCCTCGATCGCCCCAACGAGGTGGCCCTCGTCAAGGAGGACCGCACCCACACCATCGTCCTCAACGGCCAGGACGGACTGCAGAGCCCGACCTCCATCGCGGTACGCGGCAACACCTTCCTCGTCGCCAACGCCGCCTACAACACCAACAAGGACCCCAACCTGCTTCAGGCGAAGCTCACCCGCTGAGCTGGGTTTCCCCACGTGTATGGAGGTATGTGTCCGTGGGACGTCCGGAACGACCGCTGGATCCGACCGCCGGTCCCGTTCAGCGGCTCGCCCACGAGATGCGGAAGCTGCGCAGAGCCGCCGGAAGCCCCTCGTACCGAGTGATGGCGAAGGCGGTGGGTTTCTCGGCGAGCACCCTGTCCCAGGCCGCCGCCGGTGCGCGGATGCCGTCTCTCGTCGTCCTCCAGGGGTACGTACGCGCCTGCGGGGGCGATCCGGGGGAGTGGGAGGTGCGCTGGAAGGAGGCCGAGGCGGAGACGCACCAGGTCCCCGCCGAGGAGGTGGACGACGTGCCCGCGCCGTATCGCGGGCTCGCCCGGTTCGAGCCGGAGGACCGGCATTCATTCTTCGGGCGGGAACGCGTGGCCGACCGGGTCGGCGAGCTGGTACGCGGGCACCGGTTCGCGGTGTTGTTCGGGTCCTCCGGCAGCGGAAAGTCCTCGCTGCTGCGGGCCGGCTTGATCCCGCGGCTGCAGGAGGAGATTGCCGCGCGCGCCTGCCCGGTGACGCTGCGGATCCTGACTCCGGGGCCGACGCCCGCCACGACCTACGGCCACCTCCTCGCTCCGGCCGACGACGAGCCGGAGAGCTGGGTCGTGGTGGACCAGTTCGAGGAGGTCTTCACCCTCTGCCTCGATCCGCGGGAGCGCGCCCGTTTCCTGGACATGCTGCTCGCCGCCCGCGACCCCGCCGTCCG
It includes:
- a CDS encoding SMP-30/gluconolactonase/LRE family protein, whose amino-acid sequence is MHKPAVTAAAIAALVTSSAVATALPASAATPPVSAPHVVAHLDLKGGQQPENITLLPDGSSVVTFALSRRIAHITTDGTVHVLATLPAPAAGSTTPVLTSPFLGGIVRAADGTFYFNYATGSADLTGVWKLRLGHTPHRIAALPADGLPNGLALDSGHLYAADSVRGTIWRVPLRGGSATAWSVGTALAPTGGFLGANGIKVHRGAVWVSNSDQGTVLRIPVGHHGKASKAHVVARDLPVIDDFAFTGRGDTLLAALDRPNEVALVKEDRTHTIVLNGQDGLQSPTSIAVRGNTFLVANAAYNTNKDPNLLQAKLTR
- a CDS encoding MarR family winged helix-turn-helix transcriptional regulator, translated to METPDWLDREEQRAWRAYVEASALLNDFLDQQLQSEVGLPHAHYAVLVRLSEAPERSLRMSELAEALRITRSRLSHTVAKLEKSGCVTRREDPADARWQLATLTDEGARLLATAAPGHVTAVRRAVFDHLTREQIRQFADVCEAVTDAVTRAGDEDAYPAGLPWRRR